Proteins encoded in a region of the Pseudopipra pipra isolate bDixPip1 chromosome 18, bDixPip1.hap1, whole genome shotgun sequence genome:
- the RNF185 gene encoding E3 ubiquitin-protein ligase RNF185, which translates to MASKGPTASASTKSSSTGGTSGSSSNGPGDNTNQDNTFECNICLDTAKDAVISLCGHLFCWPCLHQWLETRPNRQVCPVCKAGISRDKVIPLYGRGSTGQQDPREKTPPRPQGQRPEPENRGGFQGFGFGDGGFQMSFGIGAFPFGIFATAFNINDGRPPPAVPGTPQYVDEQFLSRLFLFVALVIMFWLLIA; encoded by the exons ATGGCAAGCAAAGGACCCACAGCTTCTGCATCAACCAAGagctccagcactggagggaccagtggcagcagcagtaaCGGTCCCGGGGACAACACTAATCAGGACAACACTTTTGAATGTAACATCTGCCTGGACACTGCCAAGGATGCAGTGATCAGCTTGTGTGGGCACCTCTTCTG TTGGCCTTGTTTACATCAG TGGCTAGAGACCAGGCCAAACAGGCAAGTGTGTCCTGTATGCAAAGCAGGAATCAGTCGAGATAAAGTTATTCCTCTGTATGGAAGAGGTAGCACTGGGCAGCAGGACCCCAG AGAGAAAACTCCACCACGACCCCAAGGACAGAGACCTGAACCAGAGAACAGAGGG GGATTCCAGGGCTTTGGCTTTGGTGATGGTGGCTTCCAGATGTCCTTTGGAATTGGGGCGTTTCCCTTTGGTATATTTGCAACAGCCTTCAACATAAACGACGGGCGACCTCCTCCAG ctgttccAGGGACTCCTCAATATGTGGATGAGCAGTTCCTTTCCCGCCTCTTCCTGTTTGTGGCACTGGTGATAATGTTCTGGCTGTTGATTGCATAA